The sequence GCTGGACTATGAGGGAGTCTACCTTCAAGAACAAATTAATTAGACAAATTCAAGTTGATCCGGGGCAGCGGGTGCTTGATCTAGGATGTGGGACTGGTACATTAACTCTTCTTTTAAAACAAGCTTACCCGAAAGCAGAAGTAACAGGTCTAGATATTGATCCGAATGTTCTCCGAATTGCGGAGAAAAAAGCAGTGGATATGGGGATAGATATCAAGTTTAATCAAGGGATGTCGTTTGAACTCCCCTACCCTGATCATTCATTTGATCGTGTTGTCACGAGTCTAATGTTTCATCATTTGACTTTTGAAAATAAACTCCGAACACTAAAAGAAATTTTTCGTGTACTTAAACCACAAGGTGAGCTTCACATAGCGGATTGGGGAAAGGCGCAAAATCGGCTCATGCGCATTGCGTTCCTTTCAATCCAAATCCTCGATGGTTTTAAAACGACAGCAGATAACGTAAATGGCCTCATACCTCAAATTATCGAAAAGGCCGGGTTTGCTAAATATAAAGAGACGGATAGTTTCATGACAGTGTACGGAACTCTTTCTTTATACAAAGCGAAGAAATAAACCAGCATTGCGTTTGATATAGCTTCCGATTATTTAAAATTAAAAAATAAAAGGAAGTCAACAGACTTCCGTTCTGGAGGAAACCCTGATGGAATTAAACAAATTAGAGTTCAAGTTAATGAATAATCCAGTAAGACGTTGGCTTCAAAAGAACATTGAGTTTAAAGCCTTTAATGAATTTTTAAATAAGCATAATATAACGTTAGAAGGCAAAGCCATATTGGATGCTGGTTGTGGTTCCGGATACAGTACGAACTTAATTCATCAGACATATGCCCCATCAGAGCTATTGGGGATTGATCTAATGCCCTCACAAATTTCAAGGGCAAAGATAAATTACCCTCACATAAACTTTGAGGTGGGTAATGTACTTCAAACAAATCTTCCTCCCGGCAAATTTGACGCTATTTTCGTTTTCGGCATATTACATCATATACCCGATTGGAGACAAGCTGTTACTGAGCTTCATCGAGTACTTAAGCC is a genomic window of Paenibacillus antri containing:
- a CDS encoding class I SAM-dependent methyltransferase; its protein translation is MRKQDNREFIPALRFHWLTSFYDPILRWTMRESTFKNKLIRQIQVDPGQRVLDLGCGTGTLTLLLKQAYPKAEVTGLDIDPNVLRIAEKKAVDMGIDIKFNQGMSFELPYPDHSFDRVVTSLMFHHLTFENKLRTLKEIFRVLKPQGELHIADWGKAQNRLMRIAFLSIQILDGFKTTADNVNGLIPQIIEKAGFAKYKETDSFMTVYGTLSLYKAKK
- a CDS encoding class I SAM-dependent methyltransferase, giving the protein MELNKLEFKLMNNPVRRWLQKNIEFKAFNEFLNKHNITLEGKAILDAGCGSGYSTNLIHQTYAPSELLGIDLMPSQISRAKINYPHINFEVGNVLQTNLPPGKFDAIFVFGILHHIPDWRQAVTELHRVLKPGGVCLIEDLNKDTSHFFATYLKLDHPPEAYFSWEQFTDSLEATGFTILNQKRIFTNGIGSFLCLKSS